The DNA segment CCGCAGGCGAACCACAACGGCGGCTCGATCGTCTTCGGCCCCGACGGCTGTCTCTACATCCCGCTCGGCGACGGCGGCGGTGCCCGCGACGTCGGGAGAGGCCACCCGCCGGGGGGAAACGGGCAGGATATCACCACGCTGCTCGGGAGCATTCTGCGGATCGATATCGACGGCGCGGAGCCCTATGGCATCCCGGGAGACAACCCCTTCGTCGGAAGAGAAGGGCGGGACGAGATCTACGCCTACGGCCTCCGCAACCCGTGGAGGATGACGTTCGACGCCGGAGGGGAGCACCGGCTCTTTGCCGCCGATGCCGGGCAGTACCTCTGGGAGTCGGTGAAGATCATTGTTGCGGGCGGCAACCACGGCTGGAACCTCCGGGAAGGCAACCATGCCTTCGATCCCGAAAACCCCCGCGAGTCGCCGGCAGACGTGCCCCGGACCGGCCGCCGCGGCGAGCCCCTGATCGATGCGATCATCGAGTACCCGAACGCCAAGCAGCCCGGCGGCATCGGGCAGGTCGTCATCGGCGGCTACGTCTACCGGGGGAGGGCGATTCCCCGGCTCTTCGGGCGCTACGTCTTTGCGGAGTGGAACCGGGCGGGGGCCGACGGCGAGGGGATCATCTTCGCCGCGACGCCGCCAAAAGACCCCAACAGGATGTGGGAGTTTGGTGAGGTCGAGGTGGCCGGGAGCCGGACCGTGGGAGCATACGTCCTCGCGTTCGGGGAGGACGCGGAGCACGAACTCTACGTCCTGACCGCGAAGAGCCGGGGGCCGGCCGGGAAGACGGGGAGGGTCCACCGGATCGTGCCGCCGCCGGACGATAGGCCCGGGAAAGACGCTAACCCTGCATAATGGTGCGGAAGAGTGCACGTATACCGTTTGCGAGCAACTCCGGATCTTCCATGGCGCCGAAGTGGCCGCCGCGTGGGGCGTCAAAGACGCGTTCGACGAGGAGTTCCGACCGGATCTGCTCTGCTTCTTCCATAGATTGCTCACCCTGCGAGCCCTATGACGGCCGGGCGGCTATTAACCCATCGGCGAATACTCCCGATGATGTTGCCGGGGGTCCCCTCCCCGGGCGGCCGCCCGGCACCGGAGTCCTGCGGTAGGACTGGAAATCCGTCTGGTTGAGGCCGGCTGCTCCGCACTTATCGTGCCGGCGCAGCCTGTTTCAGCGACTGCAGGAGTCCGGCAAGGCGTTCCAGGGGCTCGATCATCTCTTCCTGCGATCCCGCCTGGAGCATCCCGTCGCGGTCCTCGACCGACTGGAAGATCAGGTGGTCGGTCAGCCTCGTCCTGCCGCCGCCGAGGTCTTCGAGCGTCTGCGTCTCGAGCAGAACGTGGCCCGGCATGGCCTCGTACTCGAAGGTGTCGACGATCCGCTCCGGCGTAGCCTCGTGGTATACGCCGTGGAACGCGTAATCGCTGCCCCCGGCATCGCGCTGGACGACACGCCACGTCCCGCCGGGCCTCGCGTCCATCTTCTCGACCGTGGTCGTGACGCTCTCCGGCCCCCACCACTGCGATACCAGCTCCGGATCCGTGCATGCCCTGAACACGAGGTCCCGCGGGGCATCGAACTCCCGCGAGATGACGACATCCTGTTTTCCCGGTTCAGCGGTGAGACTTGTTTCTGCCATTGTATCTTCCTCCGATGGTTCCCGGGCTTCATCGGTTCTTCATGAAAAATGTTCCCGTCACGGGTACGCCGGTGAAGACAACCACGAATGCGGCAAAACCGGGAAATACCTCCTGAGATGCGGCACTTCCGCGGTATGTCCCGGGTGCGGGCAGAGGCTCCCGTCCGGATATGTGCCTCCTTTCTCTCACCAGAACCAGGCCAGCAGGAAGATCGCCGCCAGCAGGAGGCCGTCCTGGAGGACGACGGAGAGGATCATGATCTCGGCACCCAGCCTCGGCCCGAAGATCGCGGCGTAGAACGACCCGAGCCATCGCAGGTAGGTGACGACGCTGGTGAGCAGGTTCGCCACGAGCAGCGTGATGACGATATCCCTGCCCGCCATATCCCCCGCCGCAAGCAGCCCGGACGCAAGGCTTGCCGCGGCGACGTACGACCCGAACTTCGCGGCGACGATGGCGAGCCCCTCGGGCGGTATGGGGAAGAGCCGGCCCGCGCCCTCCAGGTATGCGGCGACGGCGTCGAAGACGCCCGCCTCGATCAGAAACGCCACAATGACGATCGTCGGGATCATGATCCCGAGGATGCGGCGGAGGGTCTTCGCGGTCGGTCCGAGAGAGGCCCGCACGGCCTCGCGAACGGACAGTGCCCCTCCGGAAGGTTTCTCCGGCGGCCCGGACGCCGGAACCTCCGGGAGCAGCACCCTCCCGGCCGCCATGACGATCCCGGTCTTGAGAAACCCGATACCCATCAGAATCGTGAAGTAGATCAGGCCGAAGGCCCCGAGCAGCGGCACGTAGACCGGGATGAGGTAGCGCCAGTGCATCACGACGGACGGAAAGGAGTTGATGAGCGCCGCGACGACGAGTTGGCGTCTCCCGATCATCCCCCTGTGGTGGTAGTCGACGAGCATCGCGTCCGCTGCCTGCGGCGAGACGAACGCCAGGAGAAAACTCGCCCCGCACTCGCGGGGGAGGTGGGAGAACGTCGTGACCGGATAGGCAACGCTCGCGATCCTGTCGGTGACTTTGAGAGCAATCAGGACTTCGGCGATCAGGACGCCGGCGACGACGATCGGGACCGTCCGGACCAGAAGGTCGAACGAGAGGCCCAGTGCCGCTGAAACGATCTCCGCCGTGCCGTCCATGGTTCACCTCGCCTTACGGCGTTCGTCCCGTCCCGAAACAACATCCGGTACGCCGTTTGCGCATATCACCGTTCTGGATGGCCGCGAGCGGAATCTGCCGATGCTGTTGTGGCCGGTATCATGGTCGGGGCTCCTGGATGGGAGGAATCCGGCAGCGATGCGATCTCCCTCCGCTTGAGGTGCCAGAAAATCGGATGGTTTAAATACAATGGATCGAGAAGATGTTTAGGTACTCGATGATTGGCGACCATGTAGAGTCCTATTGCACGTCGGTGCAAAACTGTGCGAACGTGCAGTGCGCGTTTGTGCAGAACGCATTCTTCTTTAGATAGGGAACCGGCCCTTTTGCTGAGTTCCCGTGTAACGTAACGGTTTTTCCGTTACCGCCAGGTGGTTTGTTATGTTCGGCATTACTGATCCCGCGATCTGGGTTGGGTATCTGCTTGCGCTCGTCTTTACGCTCGCATGCTTAGTGTACGGCCTCTTGAACTGGAACAACGGCGTGGAGGAGCAACGGGATGGCAGTTGATACGGGGCTCTTCGTCGCAATGACGCTGGTATACCTCGTCCTCATCATCGGCCTCGGTTACCTCGGCTACCGCCGGACAAAAGAGAACGACGACTACATGGTCGCCGGGAGGAAGATCCATCCCGTGGTTCTCGCCCTCTCCTACGGCGCGACCTTCATCAGCACCTCCGCCATCGTCGGGTTCGGCGGGGTTGCGGCGCAGCTCGGCATGGGGATGATCTGGCTGACCGTCCTCAATATCGGACTCGGGATCTTCATCGCGTTCGTCTTCTTCGGAAAACGGACCCGCCGGATCGGGAGCAAGCTCCGTGCCGTGACCTTCCCCGACCTGATGGGGAAGTGCTACGGGTCGCCGTTCATGCAGTATGCCGCGGGAACCGTCATCGTCCTCGGCATGCCGCTCTACACGGCGGCGATCCTGATCGGCGGCGCCCAGTTCATCACGAGCACGCTGCAGATCCCCTACACCACCGCGCTCCTCGGTTTCGCGGCGATCGTCGCCCTCTACGTGGTGCTCGGCGGGCTCATCGCCGTTATGTACACCGACGCGCTGCAGGGCGGGATCATGCTCGTCGGGATGACCATCCTCCTCGTGCTCACCTACATCCGGCTCGGGGGCGTCGTCGAGGCGCATACCGCCCTTGCCGGGATGTCGGACCTCGTCCCGGAGGCGCTCGCCGCCGGGGGGCTGACCGGGTGGGCGTCCATGCCGGCGTTCGGGTCGTCCATCTGGCTCACGCTGGTGACGACGCTCGTTCTCGGGGTCGGCATCGGGGTGCTGGCGCAGCCCCAGCTGGTCGTCCGGTTCATGACCGTCAAAGACAGCCGGGCGCTGAACCGTGCGGTCCTCGTCGGCGGGCCGTTCATCCTGATGATGACCGGGGTCGCCTTCACGGTCGGGGCGCTCACGAACGTCTACTTCTACCAGACGGAAGGCGTGACCGCGCTCGCGGCGGCCACCAACGGCAACGTAGACACGATCATCCCGAACTTCATCAACGCGTCGATGCCGGACCTCTTCGTCGTCGTCTTCATGCTGGCCCTCCTTGCCGCGGCGATGTCCACGCTCAGTTCCCTCTTCCATACGATGGGAACGTCGCTCGGGTTCGACGTCATACGGCGCACCGGGACGGAGAAGGCGACGATGCGGCCGATCCGGCTGGCGACCGTCGCCATGATCGTCGTGAGCATCATTCTCGCCTTCATCATGCCCGGCAGCATCATCGCCCGGGCGACGGCGATGTTCATGGGCCTCTGCGCTTCGGCGTTCCTGCCGACCTACGCCCACGCCATGTACAGCAGCAGGCCGTCGCTAAAGGCGGCGAAAATGAGTCTCGTCACCGGAGCGGTCGCCTGGTTCGCGTGGACGGCCTTCGTGCACGTCAAGGAGTCGGCGGCGCTCGGGCTCTCCAACCTCCTCTTCGGGGTTCCGGCGGTCCTCTCCGCCCCGTGGCAGGACGTGGACCCGCTCGTCATCGCGCTCCCCCTCTCGACGGCCGCGCTGCTGGTCGGGTGGGCGCTCGACCGCCACGAGGTGACTGCGGATACGGAGGAGTCGGCCGGGGCGGCCTGACGGCGGCTCCACCTTTTTTACAAGTGTCCGCCGGGCAGAAGTTACGAAAAAAGAGTGAGGGTTAGTTCTTTCTCCCCGCAACCAGCACCAGCCCGGCGATCAGCAGGGCGGCGCCGGCAAGGGCCGGCGAGAGGGGCGCCTGCTGCGTGGGGGGCGCGGTGCTCAGGTCCGCGTGGAGGTCGACGGTCTCCCCTGCGGCGGGATACTGGTTGATGGCCGCCGTGTAGGGGAGATAGCCATCTTTGGTCACGGTGTAGGTCTGGTAGGGTGTCCCGGTCACGTAGACCTGCACGGTGAGGACACCCTGGCTGGTGGTGCCCTTGACCTCGTTGTCGAACTGGACGGTTGCCCCGTCAACGTTGGCGTGGACAGTGTACCAGCCGACGTCGCCGCCGATCGGGGCGGGAGGCGCGGCGGGGTTCAGGGTCGCGTAGAGGTCGAAGACCTCTCCCTTGCCGGGAACGGAGGTTACGTCCCCGTAGTGGGTTGTGTATCCGTCCTTCTCGACACGGAACGTCTGGTAGGGTGCACCGGTGGTGTAGACCGGGACGTACAGAACGCCGCTCTCGATCGTACCCTTGAATTCGTCGTCGAAGTAGACGTCGGCTCCATTCACGTTACAGTTGACCGCATACCATCCGTTGTCCCCGCCTACGGGCGGCTGAGCACTCGAAGGAAGGACAATAAGGAAGCAGGCGATGAGAGAAAAAACCAGAAGGTTGCGTACAGCGTTTTGCATAAAAGCCTCCGCTTTCATTAGTAAATTCTCTTCTGAGGGATATATCTTTCTCTATTTTATCGGCCGAATCAAAAAACAAAAGAGATTTACAGTAACTTCGCCGGCTTTCCCGTTCAATCGGTGCGCCCCCGACGTGATCGCGCCCGTGCATGTTCTTCCGGTACGATGCTCTCCTCACGGCCGGACCGGGGGCGGCGGGAGATCCGGAAAGCCCGAACTCACCGCACAGGCATCCCCGAACCGAAAACCGTCCAGGGAAACACCGTATCGCATCTGAGCGCGGTGACTTTTATTCGGGAGTAATTATAAAACCTGGCCTGCAAGGAGGAAGTCCTGCCATGGCGCCACTGCCCGAGACCATCCGCACATTCATCGTCGGCATCCTGATCGGGATATCGATCGTCCTGACCTACTACTTTCATGCAGTCCTCTCGGTAGGAGCGGTCTTCTCCCACTTCTTCTACATACCCATCATCCTCGCCGCCCTCTGGTGGGGGAGACGGGGCATCAGCGTGGCCTTCTTCCTCGGGGGGCTGGTCCTGATCAGCCACTTCCTCCTCAGGACCGACGTCGGAACCGTCAACGACTACGGGCGTGCGGTGATGTTCGTCGTGGTCGCGATCGTCATCGCCTGGCTCTCCGAGCGGCTGAAGAGGCAGCAGAAGGACACCGAGCGGGAGCGCGACCGGGCGCAGGGCTACCTGGACGTGGCCGCCGTCCTGCTGGTCGTGATCAACGCGGACCAGACCATCGGCCTCGTCAACCGCCGCGGCTGCGAGCTCCTAGGATACCGGGAGGACGAACTCGTCGGGAAGAACTGGTTCGACGTGGCCATCCCGGAGCGCAACCGGGAGGATGCCCGGCAGGTATTCGCCCGTATGATCTCCGGCGCTGCTACCACATCGCCAACGGACGAGATCGTCATCGTGACGAAGGACGGCGACGAGCGTACCCTCATCTGGAAAGAGGCCGTCCTGCGGGACGCCGGCGGCCGTATCACCGGGGTTCTCGGGTCGGGGAAGGATATCACCGAGCGGATCCGGGCACAGGAGGCGCTCCAGAACCGCGAGGCCCAGCTCCGCACGATCGTCGAGAACCTGAACGAAGGGCTGGGCGTCTTCGACCTCGACGGCCACCCGCTTCAGTGGAACCGTGCCGCAAGAGAGTCCTTCGGACTGTTCGGCTTTGAGAGCGCCCCCGGGAACGTGAGCGAGTTCGACAGTCTCTTCGAGTTTACAACGACGGACGGCACCGTCCTCCCGGTGGAAGAGTGGCCGCTCTCCCGCGTTCTGCGCGGGGAGCAGATCCGGGATGTGGAGGTGCGCACCCGGCGCATCGGAACCGACCGGCAGCGTGTATTCAACTACGGCGGCACCCTCGTTCGCGGCGCGGGCGGCAGCCCCTTTATGGCGGTGGTCACGTTCACGGACATCACCGACCGCAAAGAGGCTGAAGAGGCCCTCCTCGCGGCGAACGAGGTGGCGAACCTGTATCTCGACATCATGGTTCACGACATCAACAATGCCAACGCTATAGCGCTCGGATACAGCGAAATCCTCGCCGAAGACCTGGAAGGCACGAACCGGGAGATGATACAGAAGGTCCGGTCGGCCGTCAGCCAGAGCATCGAGATCATCCAGAACGTCTCGACGATCCGGCGTCTCCGCTCGCTGACCCCACCCTTGAGGCCCGTCGATCTCGACGCGGTGATCCGGGCCGAGATCCGGCAGCACCGCGAGACCGATATCCGGTACGACGGGAGACCGGTCACGGTCCTCGCCGACGACCTCCTCCCCGAGGTCTTCACGAACCTCGTCGGCAACAGCATCAAGTTCGGGGACCCCGATGTCACGGTCGCGATCCGGGTCGAGGACCAGGACGGCGAGGTGCTGGTCTCGGTCGAGGACACGGGGCCCGGCATACCCGACGACGTAAAGCCCGCCCTCTTCTCGCGGTTCCGGAAGGGGAAGAGTTCGAAGAGCGGCAAGGGTCTCGGGCTGTACATCGTGCGGATGCTTGTTACCCGCTACGGGGGGAGCATCCGGGTGGAAGACCGTGTGCCGGGCGCCACGGAGGAGGGGGCGGCGTTCCGGTTCACGCTCAAAAAGGCGGCGCGGGAGGAGCCGGAGACTCCGGCCATCCCGGAGGCCCGGCCACCGATGTAGAATGGCTGCAACGGCCATCCTCCCGGCCTGACTTCCGGTTTTTTCGAAAAACCCCATTTAAAACACTAAAATCGGCGAAAATCCCGGGAAAAAGGTTCGAAAAAAGAAAAAATTTTTCTACAATCCGCATGTTCTCTTTACTATGAGATCCACTGCGATCACTATTTCTGCGGCTGTATTCGCTCTTCTTCTCATCTTTGCGGCAGGATGCACTGCCGCAACGGAGGAAAAAGCCGGTTCAGCCGCTTCTTCGCCGGCCGACGAGGCCTACGCCCGGGGGCTCGCCGAATATGGAGCCGCCAACTACCGTGTCGCCGAAGAACGCTTCGCGGAGGCCTGTGCCCTCTACGCCGATGCCGGCGATCCGGATAAGGCCAGAACAGCCAGGAACGCCATGTTCCGGGCGAACAGGACGTATATGGAGTATTCGCTCGACACCGCGGCCGCAGAGGCGGCGCTGCGGGAGAAGGTTCCCGGTATCACCGATGCCGCGATAACCGACTGGCTGGAGAACCGGGCGCAGAAGATCGTCTCGGAGAACGAGACGCTCTACTTCTACGACGTCGCCGGCGACTACCTCTACGCGCACCCCGGCGAGATGCAGAAACAGAACGAGAGGAGTCTCGACTTCGACTACGTCGCCCGGTATGCCTGGTCCGGGAACCGTTCGGAGCACGGGCCGTACGTGAACCCGGTGCGCTACGAGGGCGTCGAGCGGCTCGAGATCCCGTTCGAGGCGCTTCCGTCGACGGGCATCCTGAAGATCTGGTTCCCGCTCCCGGTCGAGACGGACGCGCAGAGGAACGTCACCGTCACGAACCTCTCGTGCCCCGACTTCATCTCCGCCGGCCCGGTCACCACCGGCCCTATCGGCTACGTCTACTACGAGATCCCCGTCGAGGCGGTCAACGGGAACCTCGTCCTCTCGGCGGATATCGCGTTCACCTCCTACGAGCAGATATTTGAGGATATCAACCCGGAGAAGGTCGGGGAATACGATACGAGCGATCCCGGGTATCTGCTCTACACGAAGTCCGAGAGGAACATCGAACTCACGGACGCGGTCCGGGAGAAGGCACTTCTGATCGTCGGGAACGAGACGAACCCGCACCTCCAGGCACAGATGATCTACCGCCACATCATCGAGACCTACCCCTACAGCCACGTCCCGCACGGTTCGCTCGATGCCCGGGAGCCCAAGGTCGCCGAGTCGACCCATATGTTCGAGACCGATCATGGCGACTGCGGCACCCAGAGCATGCTCTTTGCCGCGCTCTGCCGGTCGCTCGGGATCCCCGCCCGCGCCGTCGGCGGCTACCAGATGCTTCTCTCTGAAACGCCCGGCACCCACTTCTGGGCGGAGTACTACCTGCCCGGCTACGGCTGGGTCCCGAACGACGTGACGGTTGCCGAGGCGGCCGACTGGGTCGTCATCCCCGAGGAGAAGCGGTCGGCGTTCAAGGACTACTACGCCGCGAACCTCGATCCCGCACGCCTCGTCATCCAGAAGAACGTCGACGCCCCGATGGACCCGGCCATCCCCGGCGATGCCGTCGTCTTCAGGGTCGTCCGGCAGTACCCGGCGATCGTCTGCGATACGGCAGAGGACGACCTGGATCTCATCGGCATGGAGTGTTTCGGCATCACCCTTGAGCCCGTAGCGTGATCCCGGCCATCCTTTTTTCGACAGGTCCGTCCGGGAAATGCGTTGCGATTCCGGTGGGAAAGGTGCCGTGAGTCCCGTATTAAGCGCCTTTTTTTGTGCCAAACTTAATGAATAAGATGGGATCAATATCTACGCATTGCAACGCACTCTTCAATCGCACCGGTTCGCCAGGATCT comes from the Methanoculleus marisnigri JR1 genome and includes:
- a CDS encoding sodium:solute symporter family protein translates to MAVDTGLFVAMTLVYLVLIIGLGYLGYRRTKENDDYMVAGRKIHPVVLALSYGATFISTSAIVGFGGVAAQLGMGMIWLTVLNIGLGIFIAFVFFGKRTRRIGSKLRAVTFPDLMGKCYGSPFMQYAAGTVIVLGMPLYTAAILIGGAQFITSTLQIPYTTALLGFAAIVALYVVLGGLIAVMYTDALQGGIMLVGMTILLVLTYIRLGGVVEAHTALAGMSDLVPEALAAGGLTGWASMPAFGSSIWLTLVTTLVLGVGIGVLAQPQLVVRFMTVKDSRALNRAVLVGGPFILMMTGVAFTVGALTNVYFYQTEGVTALAAATNGNVDTIIPNFINASMPDLFVVVFMLALLAAAMSTLSSLFHTMGTSLGFDVIRRTGTEKATMRPIRLATVAMIVVSIILAFIMPGSIIARATAMFMGLCASAFLPTYAHAMYSSRPSLKAAKMSLVTGAVAWFAWTAFVHVKESAALGLSNLLFGVPAVLSAPWQDVDPLVIALPLSTAALLVGWALDRHEVTADTEESAGAA
- a CDS encoding SRPBCC family protein, with the protein product MAETSLTAEPGKQDVVISREFDAPRDLVFRACTDPELVSQWWGPESVTTTVEKMDARPGGTWRVVQRDAGGSDYAFHGVYHEATPERIVDTFEYEAMPGHVLLETQTLEDLGGGRTRLTDHLIFQSVEDRDGMLQAGSQEEMIEPLERLAGLLQSLKQAAPAR
- a CDS encoding PAS domain-containing sensor histidine kinase, which codes for MAPLPETIRTFIVGILIGISIVLTYYFHAVLSVGAVFSHFFYIPIILAALWWGRRGISVAFFLGGLVLISHFLLRTDVGTVNDYGRAVMFVVVAIVIAWLSERLKRQQKDTERERDRAQGYLDVAAVLLVVINADQTIGLVNRRGCELLGYREDELVGKNWFDVAIPERNREDARQVFARMISGAATTSPTDEIVIVTKDGDERTLIWKEAVLRDAGGRITGVLGSGKDITERIRAQEALQNREAQLRTIVENLNEGLGVFDLDGHPLQWNRAARESFGLFGFESAPGNVSEFDSLFEFTTTDGTVLPVEEWPLSRVLRGEQIRDVEVRTRRIGTDRQRVFNYGGTLVRGAGGSPFMAVVTFTDITDRKEAEEALLAANEVANLYLDIMVHDINNANAIALGYSEILAEDLEGTNREMIQKVRSAVSQSIEIIQNVSTIRRLRSLTPPLRPVDLDAVIRAEIRQHRETDIRYDGRPVTVLADDLLPEVFTNLVGNSIKFGDPDVTVAIRVEDQDGEVLVSVEDTGPGIPDDVKPALFSRFRKGKSSKSGKGLGLYIVRMLVTRYGGSIRVEDRVPGATEEGAAFRFTLKKAAREEPETPAIPEARPPM
- a CDS encoding transglutaminase-like domain-containing protein, producing the protein MRSTAITISAAVFALLLIFAAGCTAATEEKAGSAASSPADEAYARGLAEYGAANYRVAEERFAEACALYADAGDPDKARTARNAMFRANRTYMEYSLDTAAAEAALREKVPGITDAAITDWLENRAQKIVSENETLYFYDVAGDYLYAHPGEMQKQNERSLDFDYVARYAWSGNRSEHGPYVNPVRYEGVERLEIPFEALPSTGILKIWFPLPVETDAQRNVTVTNLSCPDFISAGPVTTGPIGYVYYEIPVEAVNGNLVLSADIAFTSYEQIFEDINPEKVGEYDTSDPGYLLYTKSERNIELTDAVREKALLIVGNETNPHLQAQMIYRHIIETYPYSHVPHGSLDAREPKVAESTHMFETDHGDCGTQSMLFAALCRSLGIPARAVGGYQMLLSETPGTHFWAEYYLPGYGWVPNDVTVAEAADWVVIPEEKRSAFKDYYAANLDPARLVIQKNVDAPMDPAIPGDAVVFRVVRQYPAIVCDTAEDDLDLIGMECFGITLEPVA
- a CDS encoding symporter small accessory protein → MFGITDPAIWVGYLLALVFTLACLVYGLLNWNNGVEEQRDGS
- a CDS encoding PQQ-dependent sugar dehydrogenase, coding for MGLEPVAGEFTMPVALASPGDGTGRLFVADLPGTVRVIDGNDHRPFLDITDRVVDLRTGYDERGLLGLAFHPRFAENGRFFVYYSAPLRAGAPEGWDHTSRISEFSVSTPDRADPGSERVILEVDQPQANHNGGSIVFGPDGCLYIPLGDGGGARDVGRGHPPGGNGQDITTLLGSILRIDIDGAEPYGIPGDNPFVGREGRDEIYAYGLRNPWRMTFDAGGEHRLFAADAGQYLWESVKIIVAGGNHGWNLREGNHAFDPENPRESPADVPRTGRRGEPLIDAIIEYPNAKQPGGIGQVVIGGYVYRGRAIPRLFGRYVFAEWNRAGADGEGIIFAATPPKDPNRMWEFGEVEVAGSRTVGAYVLAFGEDAEHELYVLTAKSRGPAGKTGRVHRIVPPPDDRPGKDANPA
- a CDS encoding nucleoside recognition protein, encoding MDGTAEIVSAALGLSFDLLVRTVPIVVAGVLIAEVLIALKVTDRIASVAYPVTTFSHLPRECGASFLLAFVSPQAADAMLVDYHHRGMIGRRQLVVAALINSFPSVVMHWRYLIPVYVPLLGAFGLIYFTILMGIGFLKTGIVMAAGRVLLPEVPASGPPEKPSGGALSVREAVRASLGPTAKTLRRILGIMIPTIVIVAFLIEAGVFDAVAAYLEGAGRLFPIPPEGLAIVAAKFGSYVAAASLASGLLAAGDMAGRDIVITLLVANLLTSVVTYLRWLGSFYAAIFGPRLGAEIMILSVVLQDGLLLAAIFLLAWFW